One segment of Pandoraea pnomenusa DNA contains the following:
- a CDS encoding cell division protein ZipA C-terminal FtsZ-binding domain-containing protein: protein MNELQLSLIAAGVVVLLGVVAYNAWQGSKARARIPRRMPADGAGIDATAGAPDADDDRPFIEPTLSPPRVPAQSGERREPTLGPATVAGTSVQDAFAINEDAWDAPPAARKRAAQEAAEKAAASEAGGVVAAHEASVPSGNTPAAAPHVGGAAAGEAARDAEQAAAAGAVARMDAELAADDTVDAAPAGAAASVAGAPDAEPVAKTDGADAAADTVATSDTAEVPASTASTVAPAAPAAATRQATPSGPPAVIDERIDCIVALPLANVIAAERLMPLTMRMRRAGSKPVNIEGRADEHSPWELIRTGGRYHQLRMAVQLANRAGALNEVEFSEFSNLVQTLADAVDALPELPDMMETVARARELDSFAAQCDAQLSVNVLSDGAPWSANYVQAVATQDGLLLSRDGMRFVKLDTRQNPVFMLQFGDTNFLRDDLTYKGGDLITMLLDVPVADEDLLPFRLMCDYARSIGQRIGGRVVDDQRRPLSDAALQNVDKQLLKLYERLEARGLPAGSPVTRRLFSQ, encoded by the coding sequence ATGAATGAACTGCAGCTTAGTTTGATTGCCGCAGGGGTAGTGGTACTGCTGGGGGTAGTGGCTTATAACGCCTGGCAAGGCAGCAAGGCGCGTGCGCGCATACCGCGTCGCATGCCGGCCGATGGGGCGGGCATCGATGCGACGGCCGGCGCGCCGGACGCGGACGACGATCGCCCGTTTATCGAGCCCACGCTGTCGCCGCCGCGAGTGCCGGCACAGTCGGGGGAGCGTCGCGAGCCGACGCTGGGCCCGGCGACGGTTGCCGGCACGTCCGTGCAGGACGCGTTTGCCATCAATGAAGACGCCTGGGACGCCCCGCCTGCCGCGCGCAAGCGGGCGGCGCAGGAAGCGGCCGAGAAGGCCGCCGCAAGCGAGGCAGGCGGTGTCGTCGCTGCGCATGAGGCAAGCGTGCCGTCGGGCAATACCCCCGCCGCCGCGCCCCACGTCGGCGGCGCCGCTGCCGGTGAGGCGGCGCGCGATGCGGAACAAGCGGCCGCCGCCGGCGCGGTGGCGCGCATGGATGCCGAACTCGCCGCGGACGACACCGTCGACGCCGCACCGGCGGGGGCAGCTGCGTCGGTAGCCGGTGCGCCGGACGCGGAACCCGTTGCAAAGACCGACGGTGCCGATGCCGCCGCCGATACCGTTGCGACCTCCGATACGGCGGAGGTGCCCGCCTCGACCGCCTCGACGGTCGCGCCGGCGGCGCCCGCTGCCGCCACTCGCCAGGCGACGCCGAGCGGTCCGCCGGCGGTCATCGACGAGCGCATCGACTGCATCGTGGCGTTGCCGTTGGCGAACGTGATTGCCGCCGAGCGTCTCATGCCGTTGACCATGCGCATGCGCCGCGCCGGCAGCAAGCCGGTCAACATCGAAGGCCGTGCGGACGAGCATTCGCCGTGGGAACTGATTCGCACCGGCGGTCGCTACCACCAGCTCCGCATGGCCGTCCAACTCGCCAACCGTGCCGGGGCGTTGAATGAGGTCGAATTCTCCGAATTCTCGAACCTCGTCCAGACGCTCGCGGACGCCGTCGACGCGTTGCCCGAATTGCCCGACATGATGGAAACGGTGGCGCGAGCGCGCGAGCTGGACAGTTTTGCCGCGCAATGCGACGCTCAACTGTCGGTCAACGTGCTCTCCGATGGGGCGCCGTGGTCCGCCAATTATGTGCAGGCGGTGGCCACGCAAGACGGCCTGTTGCTCTCGCGCGACGGGATGCGCTTCGTGAAGCTCGACACGCGTCAGAACCCGGTGTTCATGCTGCAATTCGGCGACACCAACTTTCTGCGCGACGATCTGACATACAAGGGCGGCGACCTGATCACCATGCTACTGGACGTGCCGGTGGCCGACGAAGACCTGCTGCCGTTCCGTCTGATGTGCGATTACGCGCGCTCCATCGGACAGCGCATCGGCGGGCGGGTGGTGGACGATCAGCGCCGACCGCTCTCGGATGCTGCGCTGCAAAACGTTGACAAGCAGCTTCTCAAGCTCTACGAACGCCTGGAGGCACGTGGACTGCCGGCGGGCTCGCCCGTCACGCGCCGTCTGTTCAGCCAGTAA
- the map gene encoding type I methionyl aminopeptidase, whose amino-acid sequence MAITLKNAHDIEMMRVACRLASEVLDFITPHVRAGVTTGELDRLCHEYMIKEQGTVPAPLNYQPPGYPPYPKATCISVNDVICHGIPGDKTLKNGDALNIDITVIKDGYFGDTSRMFIVGEGSILARRLAQVTYECMWLGINQVRPGAHLGDIGQAIQTHAEAQGYSVVREYCGHGIGQVFHEDPQILHYGRQGTGLELQAGMIFTIEPMINAGKREIRTMPDQWTVKTRDRSLSAQWEHTVLVTETGHEVLTRSALTPPPPPGSSFVTSFATAA is encoded by the coding sequence ATGGCCATCACCCTCAAGAATGCCCACGACATCGAAATGATGCGCGTCGCCTGCCGTCTGGCCAGCGAGGTGCTCGATTTCATTACGCCGCACGTGCGCGCCGGCGTCACCACCGGGGAACTCGACCGGCTTTGCCACGAGTACATGATCAAGGAACAGGGCACCGTGCCGGCGCCGCTGAACTATCAGCCGCCCGGCTATCCGCCCTACCCCAAGGCGACCTGCATCTCGGTCAACGACGTGATCTGCCATGGCATTCCCGGCGACAAGACGCTCAAGAACGGCGACGCGCTGAACATTGACATCACCGTGATCAAGGACGGCTACTTCGGCGACACGAGCCGCATGTTCATCGTCGGCGAGGGGTCGATCCTCGCCAGGCGCCTCGCCCAGGTCACCTACGAATGCATGTGGCTCGGCATCAATCAGGTCCGGCCCGGCGCGCATCTCGGCGACATCGGCCAGGCGATCCAGACGCACGCCGAAGCACAGGGGTATAGCGTGGTGCGCGAATATTGCGGGCATGGCATCGGTCAGGTCTTTCACGAAGATCCGCAGATCCTGCACTATGGCCGCCAGGGGACTGGACTGGAACTGCAGGCCGGCATGATCTTCACGATCGAGCCGATGATCAACGCCGGCAAGCGCGAAATCCGCACGATGCCCGACCAATGGACCGTCAAGACGCGCGATCGCAGCCTGTCGGCACAATGGGAGCACACTGTCCTCGTGACGGAAACCGGTCACGAGGTGCTCACGCGCTCGGCGCTCACGCCGCCGCCGCCGCCCGGTTCGTCGTTTGTCACGTCGTTCGCGACCGCTGCCTGA
- the rpsB gene encoding 30S ribosomal protein S2 → MSVTMRQMLEAGVHFGHQTRFWNPKMAPYIFGHRNKIHIINLEKTLPMYQDALKYVRQLAANRGTILFVGTKRQAREIVAEAATRAGMPYVNNRWLGGMLTNFKTLKSSIKKLKDMEQALEAGEQERMSKKEALLFDREMAKLQKSIGGVKEMGGMPDAIFVVDVGYHKIAITEANKLGIPVIAVVDTNHSPDGVDYVIPGNDDSSKAVELYVQGVADAILEGRANAVKEVVEAVRGDGDEFVEVNEEA, encoded by the coding sequence ATGTCTGTCACGATGCGTCAGATGCTGGAAGCGGGCGTCCACTTTGGTCACCAAACCCGTTTCTGGAACCCCAAGATGGCCCCCTATATCTTCGGCCATCGCAACAAGATTCACATCATCAACCTCGAAAAGACGTTGCCGATGTACCAGGACGCGCTGAAGTACGTGCGTCAACTGGCAGCAAACCGCGGCACGATCCTCTTCGTGGGCACCAAGCGTCAGGCGCGTGAAATCGTTGCGGAAGCCGCAACGCGTGCCGGCATGCCGTATGTCAACAACCGTTGGCTGGGTGGCATGCTGACGAACTTCAAGACCCTGAAGTCGTCGATCAAGAAGCTCAAGGACATGGAGCAGGCCCTGGAAGCCGGCGAGCAAGAGCGCATGAGCAAGAAGGAAGCGCTGCTGTTCGATCGCGAAATGGCCAAGCTGCAAAAGTCGATCGGTGGCGTGAAGGAAATGGGCGGCATGCCCGACGCCATCTTCGTCGTCGACGTCGGCTACCACAAGATCGCCATCACCGAAGCCAACAAGCTGGGCATTCCGGTGATCGCCGTGGTCGATACGAACCACTCGCCGGACGGCGTGGACTACGTCATCCCGGGTAACGACGACTCGAGCAAGGCCGTCGAGCTGTACGTTCAGGGCGTTGCCGACGCGATCCTCGAAGGCCGTGCAAACGCCGTCAAGGAAGTCGTGGAAGCCGTGCGCGGCGACGGCGACGAGTTCGTCGAAGTGAACGAAGAGGCGTAA
- a CDS encoding pseudouridine synthase: protein MSDTPRAKLSAKHPRTLDKTRAPVRSSGALRRPTKAVPASMLDAGGTKKAAAKPARPRPADDASAPAGARRPAGNAAVPRKSVANAANAANTTNAVKPYEKRATGDRPPQRGQRERVAGGRAVRGAEGTPRRFDEDRPRRAGEGSAGGARGDYARPVKRGADDRAPRRFDEDRPRRADEGGARGGARGDYARPVKRGADDRAPRRFDEDRPRRADEGGARGGARGDYARPAKRGADDRAPRRFDEDRPRRADEGGTRGGARGDYARPVKRGADDRAPRRFDEDRPRRADEGGTRGGARGDYARPAKRGADDRAPRRFDEGGARGARGDYARPAKRGGEDAPRGRFAREDHNARPARPARAARVERDDDDDIKVHHDAAGSLRLSKRMSELGLCSRREADEWIAKGWVRVDGKVVTELGTKILPTQEITVVQAAHKEQANRVTILLHKPVGYVSGQAEDGYEPAVVLVTREHHWAEDDAGVRFSPSHLRSLAPAGRLDIDSTGLLVLTQDGRIAKQLIGEDSEIEKEYLVRVSYNEHSQNVQAHFPADRLALLRHGLSLDDQPLKPAQVDWQNPEQLRFVLKEGKKRQIRRMCDLVGLHVTGLKRVRMGRITLGNLPVGEWRYLRAGEGF, encoded by the coding sequence ATGAGCGATACCCCGCGCGCCAAACTGAGCGCCAAACACCCCCGCACCCTCGACAAGACGCGCGCCCCCGTGCGTTCGTCGGGCGCCTTGCGTCGTCCGACCAAGGCGGTGCCCGCGTCGATGCTCGACGCTGGCGGCACGAAGAAAGCCGCTGCGAAACCGGCGCGCCCGCGCCCGGCGGATGACGCGTCGGCGCCAGCAGGGGCGCGGCGCCCTGCCGGCAATGCCGCTGTCCCGCGCAAATCCGTGGCCAACGCGGCCAACGCGGCCAATACGACCAATGCGGTCAAGCCGTATGAGAAGCGCGCAACAGGCGATCGTCCGCCCCAACGCGGCCAGCGCGAGCGCGTGGCCGGCGGCCGCGCGGTCCGTGGCGCCGAGGGTACCCCGAGGCGCTTCGACGAGGACCGCCCGCGTCGCGCCGGCGAAGGTAGCGCGGGTGGCGCACGGGGCGATTACGCCCGCCCGGTCAAACGCGGCGCCGATGACCGCGCGCCGCGCCGTTTCGACGAAGACCGTCCGCGTCGCGCCGACGAAGGTGGCGCGCGTGGCGGCGCACGGGGTGATTACGCCCGCCCGGTCAAACGCGGCGCCGATGACCGCGCGCCGCGCCGTTTCGACGAAGACCGTCCGCGTCGCGCCGACGAAGGTGGCGCGCGTGGCGGCGCACGGGGTGATTACGCCCGCCCGGCCAAACGCGGCGCCGATGACCGCGCGCCGCGCCGTTTCGACGAAGACCGTCCGCGTCGCGCCGACGAAGGTGGCACGCGTGGCGGCGCACGGGGTGATTACGCCCGCCCGGTCAAACGCGGCGCCGATGACCGCGCGCCGCGCCGTTTCGACGAAGACCGTCCGCGTCGCGCCGACGAAGGTGGCACGCGTGGCGGCGCACGGGGTGATTACGCCCGCCCGGCCAAACGCGGCGCCGATGACCGCGCGCCGCGTCGTTTCGACGAAGGTGGTGCACGGGGTGCACGTGGTGATTACGCCCGTCCGGCCAAACGTGGCGGTGAAGACGCACCACGAGGGCGCTTCGCCCGCGAGGACCACAATGCGCGTCCGGCACGCCCGGCACGCGCGGCGCGTGTCGAACGCGACGACGATGACGACATCAAGGTCCATCACGACGCGGCAGGCTCACTGCGCCTGTCCAAGCGCATGTCAGAGCTGGGCCTGTGCTCGCGACGTGAGGCGGATGAGTGGATTGCCAAGGGGTGGGTGCGCGTCGACGGCAAGGTCGTGACGGAACTCGGCACCAAGATTCTGCCGACGCAGGAAATCACGGTTGTCCAGGCCGCGCACAAAGAGCAGGCCAACCGCGTCACGATCCTGCTTCACAAGCCCGTGGGCTATGTCTCCGGACAAGCGGAAGACGGGTACGAACCCGCCGTCGTTCTGGTCACGCGAGAACACCATTGGGCCGAAGACGATGCCGGCGTGCGTTTCTCGCCATCGCACCTGCGTAGCCTGGCGCCCGCCGGGCGTCTCGATATCGATTCGACCGGCCTGCTCGTCCTGACGCAGGACGGGCGCATCGCCAAACAACTGATCGGCGAAGATTCCGAGATCGAGAAGGAGTATCTCGTGCGCGTGTCCTACAACGAGCATTCGCAGAACGTTCAGGCACACTTCCCGGCCGATCGCCTGGCGCTGCTGCGCCATGGACTGTCGCTCGACGACCAGCCGCTCAAGCCGGCCCAGGTCGACTGGCAGAATCCGGAGCAACTGCGATTCGTGCTCAAGGAAGGCAAGAAGCGTCAGATCCGCCGGATGTGCGACCTCGTCGGCCTGCACGTCACGGGACTCAAGCGCGTTCGCATGGGACGTATCACGCTCGGCAATCTGCCCGTCGGCGAGTGGCGCTACCTTCGCGCCGGCGAGGGATTCTGA
- the ligA gene encoding NAD-dependent DNA ligase LigA, whose product MSQTSVPGQGANAHLSDDATVGAQRAAELRRELARHNRAYYEEDAPLIPDAEYDRLFAELVALEARFPELQRADSPTQRVGGKPVEGFAPVVHRVPMLSLNNGFADEDVEAFDRRVTDGLRDGNAAGASGDLFGAPVEYAAELKFDGLAIALRYERGVLVQAATRGDGTTGEDVTANIRTIKKIPLRLETDDPPEVLEVRGEVLMFRADFDKLNRMQEAAGEKVFVNPRNAAAGSLRQLDSRITARRPLSFFAYGIGELVGAPMPQTHSALLDWYVTLGIPVNDRREVVQGAHGLLAFYRTVGEARPSLPYDIDGVVYKVNRRDEQERLGFVSRAPRFALAHKFPAQEALTTLLDIEVQVGRTGAITPVARLAPVFVGGATVTNATLHNEDEIRRKDVMIGDTVIVRRAGDVIPEVVGSVLERRPADARAFVMPTACPVCGSAIEKLPDEVIARCTGGLICAAQRKQALLHFAQRRALDIEGLGDKLVEQLVDQHIIRTPADLFKLGVAKLAALDRMADKSAANLVAALEAARHTTLARFIFALGIRHVGEATAKDLARHFGTLDNVMAASTEELLAVPDVGPIVAQSIANFFGEPHNVEVIEQLRAAGVTWPESEPAAAAPLPLAGKTFVLTGTLPTLSRDEAKSMLEEKGAKVAGSVSAKTDYVVAGADAGSKLAKAESLGVPVLDEDAMRAMLAAL is encoded by the coding sequence ATGTCCCAAACTTCCGTTCCGGGTCAGGGCGCGAACGCCCATTTGTCTGACGATGCGACGGTCGGCGCGCAGCGCGCCGCCGAGCTGCGTCGCGAGTTGGCGCGACACAATCGCGCCTATTACGAAGAGGACGCCCCGCTGATTCCCGATGCCGAGTACGACCGTCTGTTCGCCGAACTCGTCGCACTCGAAGCCCGCTTCCCCGAATTGCAGCGTGCAGATTCGCCCACGCAGCGCGTTGGCGGCAAGCCTGTGGAGGGGTTCGCTCCGGTCGTGCATCGTGTGCCCATGCTGTCGCTGAACAACGGCTTTGCCGACGAGGACGTCGAGGCGTTCGATCGTCGCGTGACGGACGGGCTACGCGATGGCAATGCGGCGGGTGCCTCGGGCGATCTGTTCGGCGCACCGGTCGAATACGCGGCCGAGCTGAAGTTCGACGGCCTGGCGATCGCGCTGCGTTACGAGCGCGGTGTGCTCGTGCAGGCAGCCACGCGCGGTGACGGCACGACCGGCGAGGACGTGACCGCCAACATCCGCACCATCAAGAAGATTCCGCTGCGCCTGGAGACGGACGATCCGCCCGAAGTGCTTGAAGTGCGTGGCGAAGTGCTGATGTTCCGGGCTGACTTCGACAAGCTCAATCGGATGCAGGAAGCCGCCGGCGAGAAGGTCTTCGTCAACCCGCGCAATGCGGCGGCCGGTAGCCTGCGCCAGCTCGATTCGAGAATCACCGCCAGGCGCCCGCTGTCGTTCTTTGCCTATGGGATCGGCGAACTGGTTGGCGCACCGATGCCTCAGACCCATTCCGCGCTGCTCGATTGGTACGTCACACTGGGCATTCCGGTCAACGACCGTCGCGAGGTGGTGCAGGGGGCGCACGGATTGCTCGCGTTCTATCGAACGGTGGGCGAGGCGCGCCCGTCGCTGCCGTACGACATCGATGGCGTGGTCTACAAAGTCAACCGACGCGATGAGCAGGAGCGCCTCGGCTTCGTGTCACGCGCGCCGCGCTTCGCACTGGCGCACAAATTTCCCGCGCAGGAGGCACTCACGACGCTGCTCGACATCGAGGTGCAGGTGGGGCGCACGGGCGCGATCACGCCGGTGGCGCGTCTGGCGCCGGTCTTCGTGGGCGGGGCGACGGTGACGAACGCCACGCTGCACAACGAGGACGAAATTCGGCGCAAGGATGTCATGATCGGCGACACCGTGATTGTGCGCCGTGCGGGGGATGTGATTCCGGAGGTGGTCGGTTCGGTGCTGGAGCGACGTCCTGCCGACGCGCGGGCGTTTGTGATGCCGACGGCGTGCCCGGTGTGCGGTTCGGCCATCGAGAAGCTGCCCGACGAGGTCATCGCGCGTTGCACGGGCGGGTTGATCTGCGCCGCGCAGCGCAAGCAGGCCTTGCTGCACTTTGCGCAGCGCCGCGCGCTCGATATCGAAGGGCTTGGCGACAAACTCGTCGAGCAACTTGTCGACCAGCACATCATTCGCACGCCGGCCGACCTGTTCAAGCTCGGCGTGGCCAAGCTGGCGGCGCTCGATCGCATGGCCGACAAATCGGCGGCCAATCTGGTGGCGGCGCTGGAGGCGGCGCGTCACACTACACTCGCGCGCTTCATCTTCGCACTGGGGATCCGGCATGTGGGTGAGGCGACGGCGAAGGATCTCGCCCGTCATTTCGGCACGCTGGACAATGTGATGGCGGCCTCGACCGAGGAACTGCTCGCCGTGCCTGACGTCGGACCCATTGTGGCCCAGTCCATCGCCAATTTCTTCGGTGAGCCGCATAATGTCGAGGTGATCGAGCAACTGCGCGCGGCGGGCGTCACCTGGCCCGAGTCGGAACCGGCGGCGGCGGCCCCGTTGCCGTTGGCCGGCAAGACCTTCGTGCTGACGGGGACGTTGCCGACGCTTTCGCGTGACGAGGCGAAATCGATGCTCGAGGAAAAAGGGGCGAAGGTTGCCGGTTCGGTTTCCGCGAAAACCGATTATGTCGTGGCGGGAGCCGACGCAGGGAGCAAGTTGGCGAAGGCCGAGTCGCTGGGTGTGCCGGTGCTCGACGAAGACGCTATGCGCGCGATGTTGGCCGCGCTTTGA
- a CDS encoding [protein-PII] uridylyltransferase: protein MHARAHAPSPLRQALKERKAELVERFSAHGKIDVLLHGLCQAVDQAMRDAWAECQMPGEFALVAVGGYGRGELYPYSDVDILVLHRGTDGDALTSHVEPFIGFLWDIGVEIGSSVRTVDECLSEAQADITVQTSLLEARLITGDRALFEAFEQRFAVDLDPLAFFRSKQLEIRQRHAKYQDTPYSLEPNCKESPGGLRDLQVILWMTKAAGLGNSWSELFARDLLTDRELKELRRNEQFLKGLRARLHLLARRRQDVLVFDMQTPLAQSLGFDATATKRASEQLMRRYYWAAKAVSQLNTVLLLNVEARLFPQTSGVTRVINERFVEKQGMIEIVDDELYQRHPNAILETFLLYEQVVGVKGLSARTLRALYNARELMNAQWRTDPENRRTFLAILQQPQGITHALRLMNQTSVLGRYLINFRRVVGQMQHDLYHVYTVDQHILMVVRNIRRFAVAEHTHEYPFCSQLIANFDRPWVLTIAALFHDIAKGRGGDHSTLGMVDARRFCTRHGIDKEDTDLIVWLVGEHLTMSTVAQKQDTTDPDVIRRFAEKVGSERRLTALYLLTVADIRGTSPKVWNAWKGKLLEDLYRLTLQVLGGANPDPHSQLKTRKEEALGLLRLYTVPERAQEALWNTLDVAYFLRNDPADVAWQTRHLWRHVDSPAPIVKARPSPIGEGLQVMVYVRDQVDLFARICGYFERKGLSILDAKVHTTSHGFALDSFLLTDPGLDTSYRDIINLVESELVSLLTRAEPLAEPSKGRLPRRSRSFPVTPRVDLRPDERGQYYLLSVSANDRTGLLYAVARVLARHGVSVRTARINTLGERVEDTFLLDGSRLQDNRLQIAVETELLEALEP, encoded by the coding sequence ATGCACGCACGTGCGCACGCCCCCTCCCCACTCCGTCAGGCGCTCAAGGAACGCAAGGCCGAGCTCGTCGAGCGCTTCTCCGCGCACGGCAAGATCGACGTGCTCCTGCACGGCCTGTGCCAGGCCGTCGACCAGGCCATGCGCGACGCGTGGGCCGAGTGCCAGATGCCGGGGGAGTTCGCGCTCGTGGCCGTGGGCGGCTACGGACGCGGCGAGCTGTACCCGTACTCGGACGTCGACATTCTCGTGCTGCATCGCGGCACCGACGGCGACGCGCTCACGTCTCACGTGGAGCCGTTCATCGGGTTCCTCTGGGACATCGGCGTCGAGATCGGATCTTCCGTACGCACGGTCGACGAATGCCTGAGCGAAGCGCAGGCTGACATCACGGTGCAGACGAGCCTGCTCGAAGCGCGTCTCATCACCGGCGACCGGGCGCTTTTCGAGGCATTCGAGCAACGCTTCGCCGTCGATCTCGATCCCCTGGCATTTTTTCGCAGCAAGCAGCTGGAAATTCGTCAGCGCCACGCGAAATACCAGGACACGCCCTACAGCCTCGAGCCGAACTGCAAGGAAAGCCCCGGCGGGTTGCGTGATCTGCAGGTCATCCTGTGGATGACCAAGGCCGCGGGGCTCGGCAACAGCTGGTCGGAACTGTTTGCGCGCGACCTGCTCACCGATCGCGAACTCAAGGAGTTGCGTCGCAACGAACAGTTCCTGAAGGGTCTGCGCGCGCGCTTGCACTTGCTGGCGCGCCGCCGCCAGGACGTGCTCGTGTTCGACATGCAGACGCCGCTCGCCCAGAGCCTGGGGTTCGATGCAACGGCCACCAAGCGCGCCAGCGAGCAGCTCATGCGCCGATACTACTGGGCTGCCAAGGCCGTCTCGCAGCTCAATACCGTACTGCTGCTCAACGTCGAGGCCCGGCTGTTCCCGCAAACGAGCGGCGTGACGCGCGTGATCAACGAACGCTTCGTCGAGAAGCAGGGCATGATCGAGATCGTCGATGACGAGCTCTACCAGCGGCATCCGAACGCCATTCTCGAGACGTTCCTGCTCTACGAACAGGTCGTCGGCGTGAAGGGCCTCTCGGCGCGAACCCTGCGGGCGCTCTACAACGCCCGGGAGTTGATGAATGCCCAATGGCGCACCGATCCCGAGAACCGTCGCACGTTTCTCGCGATCCTTCAGCAACCGCAAGGGATCACGCACGCCCTGCGCCTGATGAACCAGACCAGCGTGCTCGGGCGGTACCTGATCAATTTCCGCCGCGTGGTCGGCCAGATGCAGCACGACCTTTACCACGTGTATACGGTCGATCAGCACATCTTGATGGTGGTGCGCAACATTCGCCGTTTCGCCGTTGCGGAGCACACGCACGAGTACCCGTTCTGCAGCCAGTTGATTGCGAACTTCGACCGGCCGTGGGTGCTGACCATCGCCGCGCTATTCCACGACATCGCGAAAGGGCGCGGTGGCGACCACTCCACGCTGGGCATGGTCGACGCACGGCGTTTCTGCACCCGTCATGGCATCGACAAGGAGGACACCGATCTGATCGTCTGGCTGGTGGGCGAGCATCTGACGATGAGCACCGTCGCGCAGAAGCAGGACACCACCGACCCCGACGTCATTCGCCGCTTCGCCGAGAAGGTCGGCAGCGAGCGACGCCTGACCGCGCTCTATCTCCTGACGGTAGCGGACATTCGCGGCACAAGCCCGAAGGTCTGGAACGCATGGAAAGGCAAGCTGCTCGAGGACCTTTACCGGCTGACGCTGCAGGTACTCGGCGGCGCGAATCCGGATCCGCATTCGCAGTTGAAAACCCGCAAGGAAGAAGCGCTCGGCCTGCTGCGGCTTTATACCGTGCCCGAACGCGCTCAGGAAGCGCTCTGGAATACGCTCGACGTGGCCTACTTCCTGCGCAACGATCCCGCGGACGTCGCGTGGCAGACGCGCCATCTGTGGCGGCACGTCGACAGCCCGGCCCCCATCGTCAAGGCGCGACCGTCGCCGATCGGCGAGGGGCTGCAGGTGATGGTCTACGTGCGCGACCAGGTCGACCTGTTCGCGCGCATCTGCGGCTATTTCGAGCGCAAGGGCCTGTCGATTCTCGATGCGAAGGTGCACACCACCAGCCACGGTTTCGCACTGGATAGTTTTTTGCTGACGGACCCCGGCCTGGACACCAGTTACCGCGACATCATCAATCTCGTGGAAAGCGAACTGGTGTCGCTGCTTACGCGTGCGGAGCCCCTGGCCGAGCCGAGCAAGGGGCGCCTGCCGCGCCGCTCGCGCAGCTTTCCTGTTACACCGCGCGTCGATCTGCGACCGGACGAACGCGGTCAGTACTACCTGCTCTCGGTGTCGGCCAACGACCGCACCGGCTTGCTCTACGCGGTTGCGCGCGTGCTTGCGCGTCACGGCGTGAGCGTGCGCACCGCACGTATCAATACCCTCGGCGAACGTGTTGAAGACACGTTCCTGCTCGACGGCAGCCGCTTGCAGGACAATCGCCTGCAAATCGCCGTCGAGACCGAATTACTCGAAGCACTGGAACCATGA
- the def gene encoding peptide deformylase encodes MIRDILKMGDPRLLRLAKAVEHFDTPELHELVADMFDTMKHANGAGLAAPQIGVDLQVVIFGFEHNERYPDAPEVPETVLINPVITPLTQDMEEGWEGCLSVPGLRGMVNRYSMLRYEGFDQYGRVIDRIAEGFHARVVQHECDHLIGKLYPMRITDFSKFGFTEILFPGLDPKSDD; translated from the coding sequence ATGATTCGCGACATTCTGAAGATGGGCGATCCGCGCTTGCTGCGCCTCGCCAAGGCCGTGGAGCATTTCGATACGCCCGAGTTGCATGAACTCGTCGCCGACATGTTCGACACCATGAAGCACGCCAACGGCGCGGGACTGGCCGCGCCGCAGATCGGCGTCGACCTGCAGGTGGTGATCTTTGGTTTCGAGCACAACGAGCGCTACCCCGACGCCCCCGAAGTGCCTGAGACCGTGCTCATCAATCCGGTGATCACGCCGCTGACGCAGGACATGGAAGAGGGCTGGGAGGGTTGCCTGTCGGTTCCCGGGCTGCGAGGCATGGTCAACCGTTATTCGATGCTGCGTTATGAGGGGTTCGATCAGTACGGACGTGTCATCGATCGCATTGCCGAGGGATTTCACGCGCGGGTGGTCCAGCACGAGTGCGACCATCTCATCGGCAAGTTGTATCCGATGCGCATTACCGACTTCAGCAAGTTCGGCTTTACCGAGATCCTGTTCCCGGGGCTCGATCCGAAGAGCGACGACTGA